A region from the Paraurantiacibacter namhicola genome encodes:
- the murC gene encoding UDP-N-acetylmuramate--L-alanine ligase, producing the protein MKGVPTDIGTVHFVGIGGIGMSGIAEVMHNLGYTVQGSDIAEGPGVQRLRERGVTIHIGHDAANVADAAVIVTSTAVRRTNPEVAAALENRIPVVRRAEMLAELMRLKSTVAVAGTHGKTTTTSMVAALLDAGKIDPTVINGGIIEQYGSNARVGESDWMVVEADESDGSFLRLDGTIAVVTNIDPEHLDHYGSFDAVKDAFVEFIENVPFYGAAILCVDHPEVQNVIAKVRDRRVMTYGFSAQADLRGDNVRPHEGGNRFDAVLRQRDGSVRRIDNIDLPMPGRHNVQNALAAIAVAIEMGCDDETICNGFAKFGGVRRRFSRVGSIAFGEGNAAQVIDDYAHHPVEIRAVLGAAREAAANRVIAVAQPHRYSRLNDLMDEFQGAFNDADVVYVAPVYAAGEDPIDGADAAALVAGLKDRGHRAASEVSGPADLAETLAAEVQPGDLIVCLGAGDITKWAAGLAADVAEWQARAK; encoded by the coding sequence ATGAAGGGCGTTCCCACCGATATCGGCACGGTCCATTTCGTCGGCATTGGCGGCATCGGCATGTCCGGCATTGCGGAGGTGATGCATAACCTCGGCTACACCGTGCAGGGCAGCGATATTGCCGAAGGACCGGGGGTGCAGCGCCTGCGCGAACGCGGCGTTACCATCCATATCGGGCACGATGCGGCCAATGTCGCGGATGCGGCCGTGATCGTCACTTCCACGGCCGTGCGCCGGACCAATCCGGAAGTTGCCGCCGCGCTGGAAAACCGCATCCCAGTGGTGCGCCGCGCGGAAATGCTGGCCGAGCTGATGCGGCTGAAGAGCACGGTCGCGGTGGCCGGCACGCATGGCAAGACGACGACCACCAGCATGGTGGCCGCGCTGCTGGATGCCGGCAAGATCGATCCCACCGTCATCAATGGCGGCATCATCGAACAATACGGCTCCAACGCCCGCGTCGGGGAATCGGACTGGATGGTGGTGGAGGCAGACGAGAGCGACGGCAGCTTCCTGCGGCTGGACGGGACAATCGCGGTCGTCACCAATATCGATCCCGAGCACCTGGACCATTACGGCAGCTTCGACGCGGTGAAGGACGCCTTCGTCGAATTCATCGAGAACGTGCCATTTTACGGCGCGGCCATCCTTTGCGTCGACCATCCCGAAGTCCAGAACGTGATCGCCAAGGTGCGCGACCGGCGTGTGATGACCTATGGCTTCTCCGCCCAGGCGGACTTGCGCGGTGACAATGTCCGCCCGCATGAAGGCGGCAACCGCTTCGATGCCGTGCTGCGCCAGCGCGACGGCAGCGTCCGGCGGATCGACAATATCGACCTGCCCATGCCGGGCCGCCACAATGTGCAGAACGCACTCGCCGCCATCGCCGTGGCGATAGAAATGGGCTGCGACGACGAGACGATCTGCAACGGCTTTGCCAAGTTCGGCGGGGTGCGCCGCCGGTTCAGCCGTGTCGGCTCCATCGCGTTTGGCGAGGGCAATGCCGCGCAGGTAATCGACGATTACGCGCACCATCCGGTGGAAATCCGCGCCGTGCTTGGGGCAGCGCGCGAAGCTGCCGCCAATCGCGTGATCGCGGTCGCACAGCCGCACCGCTATTCCCGCCTCAACGATCTTATGGATGAGTTCCAGGGCGCCTTCAACGATGCCGATGTGGTCTATGTCGCGCCGGTCTATGCCGCGGGCGAGGATCCCATCGACGGGGCGGATGCCGCAGCGCTGGTCGCGGGCCTGAAGGATCGCGGCCACCGCGCGGCGAGCGAAGTCTCCGGACCCGCCGACCTGGCAGAAACGCTGGCCGCCGAAGTGCAGCCGGGCGACCTCATCGTGTGCCTCGGCGCAGGCGACATCACCAAATGGGCCGCGGGCCTCGCAGCAGACGTGGCCGAATGGCAGGCCAGGGCGAAATGA
- the murG gene encoding undecaprenyldiphospho-muramoylpentapeptide beta-N-acetylglucosaminyltransferase — protein MTQAPAGPSRHFVLAAGGTGGHLTPAFALAQELDRRGHHVALVTDERGAAIPGKPDFLPAHVLPAGRFGKNPLKWFSGAKAVWEGRSMALRLFETFEPTAVIGFGGYPALPALLAARKAEVPSVIHEQNAVLGRVNRLLAGGVKAIATAYPDVARLKDAHREKVHLVGNPVRAGVLALREEEFPPFTQDGLLRVLVTGGSQGARVLSEVVPDGLAMLPPALRSRLQVTQQCRPEDLDAVRARYAGHDIPAELGTYFENMAERLADAHLFIGRAGASTIAELTAVGRPAILVPLPIATDDHQAANTREIVKAGGARSIRQNNFSAKELAKQIGALAKRPDTLATAAHAAWNCGRPDAAKDLADLMESFGGDTIQDVIRVGGNNARGATQGQSVAQGAAKEPAR, from the coding sequence ATGACACAGGCGCCGGCAGGGCCTTCGCGCCACTTCGTCCTCGCCGCAGGCGGCACGGGCGGCCATCTGACGCCTGCCTTCGCGCTGGCGCAGGAACTGGACCGGCGCGGCCATCACGTTGCGCTGGTGACGGACGAGCGCGGCGCGGCCATCCCCGGCAAGCCCGATTTCCTGCCTGCCCATGTCCTGCCTGCTGGCCGCTTCGGCAAGAACCCGCTGAAGTGGTTCTCCGGTGCAAAGGCCGTGTGGGAAGGCCGCAGCATGGCGCTGCGCCTGTTCGAGACGTTCGAGCCGACCGCCGTAATCGGCTTTGGCGGATACCCTGCGCTTCCTGCGCTTTTGGCTGCGCGCAAGGCGGAAGTCCCTTCCGTCATCCATGAACAGAACGCCGTGCTGGGCCGCGTCAATCGCCTGCTGGCGGGTGGGGTGAAGGCGATTGCCACAGCCTATCCCGATGTCGCCCGCCTGAAGGATGCGCACCGCGAAAAGGTCCACCTTGTCGGCAATCCGGTGCGCGCGGGCGTGCTGGCACTGCGGGAGGAGGAATTCCCTCCCTTCACGCAGGACGGCCTGCTGCGCGTGCTCGTCACCGGCGGCAGCCAGGGTGCGCGCGTGCTGAGCGAAGTGGTCCCCGATGGTCTTGCCATGCTGCCGCCTGCGCTGCGCAGCCGCCTGCAGGTGACGCAGCAGTGCCGCCCGGAAGACCTCGACGCGGTGCGCGCGCGCTACGCCGGGCACGACATTCCCGCCGAACTGGGCACTTATTTCGAGAACATGGCCGAGCGCCTTGCCGATGCACACCTGTTCATCGGGCGCGCCGGGGCCAGCACCATCGCGGAACTGACCGCCGTGGGCCGCCCGGCGATCCTGGTGCCGCTACCCATCGCGACGGACGACCACCAGGCTGCCAACACGCGCGAGATCGTGAAGGCGGGCGGGGCGCGCTCCATCCGCCAGAACAATTTCTCGGCCAAGGAACTCGCCAAGCAGATCGGCGCGCTGGCCAAGCGGCCCGACACGCTCGCCACCGCCGCCCATGCCGCATGGAATTGCGGCCGCCCCGATGCGGCAAAGGACCTAGCGGACCTGATGGAAAGCTTCGGCGGGGATACGATCCAGGACGTCATCCGCGTGGGCGGCAACAACGCTCGCGGCGCGACGCAGGGGCAGTCTGTCGCGCAGGGCGCGGCGAAGGAGCCGGCACGATGA
- a CDS encoding FtsW/RodA/SpoVE family cell cycle protein, translating to MNAKRPYVPLPGQSPPPAPRLRRDWKDHVRIWWREVDRVLLGLILGLMVLGSLAVAVASPASAARLSTSETTLPGSYFWMRHIVWQVMGLATMIGISLVPREHLRRGGIVAAAVFFGFLMLVPLIGSEVNGARRWLDLGMRFQPSEFLKPGFAIVLAWVLSWRTRDPDMPVIQTSGAMLAAVVFLMMLQPNLGGAILFVGAWFVMVLLAGLPVQRVAVMAGLGSMALVAAYLFYDNARHRIDAFLGGGTAFDQVDLASRTLMAGGWTGTGLWLGEQKMRLPEAHTDYIFSVIGEELGLLTCAVVVILYLSIVLRVFVRMVGEEDIFRLLAASGLAAFFGGQAFINMLVNLQLFPSKGMTLPLVSYGGSSTIATCAVVGLLLAFTRRNPFLSREGLAFANRRGQKVPFDRRAGQSARDAGKGIAA from the coding sequence ATGAACGCCAAGCGCCCATATGTCCCCTTGCCAGGTCAGTCCCCACCGCCCGCGCCGCGCCTGCGCCGCGACTGGAAGGACCATGTCCGTATCTGGTGGCGAGAAGTTGACCGGGTGCTGCTGGGCCTGATCCTGGGCCTGATGGTGCTCGGCTCGCTGGCCGTGGCCGTGGCATCGCCCGCCAGCGCCGCGCGGCTTTCCACGTCCGAGACAACGCTCCCCGGCAGCTATTTCTGGATGCGACACATCGTCTGGCAGGTGATGGGGCTGGCAACCATGATCGGCATCAGCCTGGTCCCGCGCGAGCATTTGCGGCGCGGCGGCATCGTGGCGGCGGCGGTGTTCTTCGGCTTCCTGATGCTGGTGCCGCTGATCGGCAGCGAAGTGAACGGCGCGCGGCGCTGGCTGGACCTTGGCATGCGTTTCCAACCCAGCGAATTCCTGAAACCCGGTTTTGCCATCGTGCTGGCGTGGGTGCTGTCCTGGCGCACGCGCGACCCGGACATGCCGGTAATCCAGACGAGCGGTGCGATGCTGGCCGCCGTCGTCTTCCTGATGATGCTGCAACCCAACCTTGGCGGAGCGATCCTGTTCGTCGGGGCATGGTTCGTGATGGTGCTGCTGGCGGGCCTGCCGGTGCAGCGCGTGGCGGTGATGGCGGGCCTCGGTTCCATGGCGCTGGTCGCGGCGTACCTCTTCTATGACAATGCGCGCCACCGCATCGATGCCTTCCTTGGCGGCGGAACGGCGTTCGACCAGGTGGACCTGGCAAGCCGTACGCTGATGGCCGGCGGCTGGACGGGCACCGGCCTGTGGCTGGGCGAACAGAAGATGCGCCTGCCCGAAGCGCATACGGATTACATCTTCTCGGTCATCGGGGAGGAGCTGGGCCTGCTGACCTGCGCCGTGGTGGTGATCCTGTACCTGTCCATCGTGCTGCGCGTTTTCGTCCGCATGGTGGGCGAAGAGGACATTTTCCGCCTGCTGGCCGCCAGCGGCCTGGCGGCATTCTTCGGCGGGCAGGCCTTCATCAACATGCTGGTGAACCTGCAGCTGTTCCCATCGAAAGGCATGACGCTGCCGCTGGTCAGCTATGGCGGGTCCAGCACGATTGCGACCTGCGCGGTGGTGGGTCTGCTGCTGGCATTCACCCGCCGTAACCCGTTCCTGAGCCGCGAGGGTCTGGCTTTCGCCAACCGCAGGGGGCAAAAGGTGCCTTTCGACAGGCGCGCAGGGCAATCCGCCCGCGATGCCGGGAAGGGTATTGCAGCATGA
- the murD gene encoding UDP-N-acetylmuramoyl-L-alanine--D-glutamate ligase, translated as MITGSHFSGKTYAVLGLARSGLAAAESLLASGANVVAWDRQEEPREKLAGRAQIADPLTIDLTGFDGVVVSPGVPLNTHPIAERAAAAGVPVIGDIELFALARRDLPRHRVIGITGTNGKSTTTALVHHLLQEAGVPAMMSGNIGLPVLGQDPLQPAGDVAAVYVLELSSYQIDLTRSLACEAAALTNITPDHLDRYDGFSDYAFSKSRLFAMQGSAQFAVFGCQDAPTRAVQRAEAERRPDGMASCADYEAWRARQTDWPGLQGPHNLQNAVIAAELVREMGVPLRQVEAGLASFRGLPHRMEILGEANGVTFVNDSKATNPASTTPALQAYPAIGRPRVHWIVGGLPKEDDLSDCAPAFGNVARAYTIGEAGPAFAAELEARMPVERCELLCEAVKRTIEHAQPGDVVLLSPACASFDQFRDYEQRGEHFRQIVRQLTGLDSTAPGDGESRSAA; from the coding sequence GTGATTACCGGCTCGCATTTCTCCGGCAAGACCTATGCCGTCCTGGGCCTCGCGCGGTCCGGTCTGGCAGCGGCGGAAAGCCTGCTGGCATCGGGCGCGAATGTGGTCGCGTGGGACCGGCAGGAAGAACCGCGCGAGAAGCTGGCCGGACGTGCGCAGATCGCGGACCCGCTGACCATCGACCTGACCGGCTTCGACGGCGTCGTCGTCTCCCCCGGCGTGCCGCTCAACACCCATCCCATCGCGGAGCGGGCGGCAGCCGCCGGTGTGCCGGTAATCGGGGACATAGAACTGTTCGCCCTGGCCCGGCGCGACCTGCCGCGCCACCGCGTGATCGGCATCACCGGCACCAATGGCAAATCCACCACCACCGCGCTGGTCCATCATTTGCTGCAGGAGGCCGGCGTGCCCGCCATGATGAGCGGCAATATCGGCCTGCCGGTGCTGGGGCAGGATCCGCTGCAGCCCGCGGGCGATGTCGCGGCCGTCTATGTGCTGGAGCTTTCCAGCTACCAGATCGACCTGACGCGCAGCCTTGCCTGCGAGGCAGCGGCGCTGACCAATATCACGCCGGACCACCTCGATCGGTATGATGGGTTCTCCGACTACGCCTTCTCCAAGTCTCGGCTGTTCGCGATGCAGGGCAGTGCGCAATTTGCCGTGTTCGGCTGCCAGGATGCGCCAACCCGCGCCGTGCAGCGGGCGGAGGCGGAGCGCAGGCCCGATGGCATGGCTTCCTGCGCCGATTACGAGGCGTGGCGCGCACGCCAGACGGACTGGCCCGGCTTGCAGGGGCCGCATAATCTGCAGAACGCGGTGATCGCGGCGGAACTGGTGCGCGAGATGGGCGTGCCCTTGCGGCAGGTGGAGGCCGGCCTCGCCAGCTTCCGCGGCCTGCCGCACCGCATGGAAATACTCGGCGAGGCGAACGGCGTGACCTTCGTCAATGACAGCAAGGCCACCAATCCCGCCTCCACCACGCCAGCCCTGCAGGCCTATCCCGCCATCGGCCGCCCGCGCGTGCACTGGATCGTGGGCGGCCTGCCCAAGGAAGACGATTTGTCCGATTGCGCGCCCGCCTTCGGCAATGTCGCGCGCGCTTATACGATCGGCGAGGCGGGACCTGCCTTCGCGGCCGAACTGGAAGCACGCATGCCGGTGGAGCGCTGCGAATTGCTGTGCGAGGCGGTGAAGCGCACTATCGAGCACGCGCAGCCCGGCGATGTCGTGCTGCTGAGCCCCGCCTGCGCCAGCTTCGACCAGTTCCGCGATTACGAGCAGCGCGGCGAGCATTTCCGCCAGATCGTACGCCAGCTGACCGGGCTGGACAGCACTGCGCCCGGCGATGGCGAGAGCCGGTCCGCGGCATGA
- the mraY gene encoding phospho-N-acetylmuramoyl-pentapeptide-transferase, translated as MLYTLAQWLEFEGLFNLVRYQTFRSGAALMTALFIGLVIGPRFISMLRVRQGKGQPIRADGPQSHQAKVGTPTMGGLMILVSLVLSMLIWMDLSNPFLWACLAVTVGFGIIGFVDDFDKVTKRHHAGLSGKVRLLLEFIVAGIAAWLIVGEINTNLYVPFLSNASIPLGPFYYVFAAFVIVGAGNAVNLTDGLDGLATMPVIIAAGTFLIICYLVGRVDYSDYLGIPHVPLAGELAIFCAGIMGAGLAFLWFNAPPAAVFMGDTGSLALGGALGAIAVASHHEIVLGIVGGLFVLEALSVIIQVFWFKRTGKRVFRMAPIHHHFEQLGWKESTVVIRFWIISIVLALIGLATLKLR; from the coding sequence ATGCTCTATACGCTGGCGCAGTGGCTTGAATTCGAGGGGCTCTTCAACCTCGTAAGGTACCAGACATTCCGCTCGGGCGCGGCGCTGATGACGGCGCTGTTCATCGGGCTGGTGATCGGGCCGCGCTTCATCTCCATGCTGCGCGTGCGGCAGGGCAAGGGGCAGCCGATCCGCGCCGATGGCCCGCAGTCGCACCAGGCCAAGGTGGGCACGCCCACCATGGGCGGCCTGATGATCCTGGTCTCGCTGGTCCTCAGCATGCTGATCTGGATGGACCTGTCCAACCCCTTCCTGTGGGCCTGCCTGGCGGTGACCGTGGGCTTCGGCATCATCGGTTTCGTGGACGATTTCGACAAGGTGACCAAGCGACACCATGCCGGCCTGTCCGGCAAGGTTCGCCTGCTGCTGGAATTCATCGTGGCAGGGATCGCCGCCTGGCTGATCGTCGGGGAGATCAACACGAACCTCTACGTTCCCTTCCTGTCCAACGCCTCCATCCCGCTCGGCCCCTTCTACTACGTCTTCGCGGCCTTCGTGATCGTGGGCGCTGGCAATGCGGTGAATTTGACGGACGGGCTGGACGGGCTTGCGACCATGCCTGTTATCATCGCGGCGGGCACCTTCCTGATCATCTGCTACCTCGTCGGGCGCGTCGATTATTCCGATTACCTCGGTATCCCGCACGTCCCGCTGGCGGGTGAGCTGGCGATCTTCTGCGCCGGGATCATGGGGGCGGGCCTCGCCTTCCTGTGGTTCAACGCACCGCCTGCCGCCGTCTTCATGGGCGATACCGGCAGCCTGGCCCTTGGCGGCGCGCTGGGCGCAATCGCCGTTGCCAGCCATCACGAGATCGTGCTGGGCATCGTTGGCGGCCTGTTCGTGCTGGAGGCGCTGTCCGTCATTATCCAGGTCTTCTGGTTCAAGCGGACGGGCAAGCGCGTGTTCCGCATGGCCCCCATCCATCATCACTTCGAGCAGCTCGGCTGGAAGGAATCGACGGTCGTGATCCGCTTCTGGATCATCTCCATCGTCCTTGCCCTGATCGGCCTTGCGACGCTGAAGCTGCGGTGA
- a CDS encoding UDP-N-acetylmuramoyl-tripeptide--D-alanyl-D-alanine ligase, with protein MPWPVQARDEARLALWTSAEIAAATGGTASAAFQVSGVEMDSRDVRPGDLFVALKGEAMDGHRFIDKAFAAGAAAAIVDRPVDWPHVLVKDTGAALEALAAASRERMAGTVIGVTGSVGKTGVKEAIFAALDRTSRGRTHRSIRSYNNHVGVPLSLSRMPARSDYGVFEMGMNHAAEISVLTAQARPHVAVITTIAPAHIENLGSEEAIADAKAEIFEGLQEGGTAIIPADSPHFQRLADAARAAKADIISFGRSEQADMRLVDAIPSANGGSLVTAKFAGRHLCFTVAEPGDHWVSNALCVMAAVHAAGGDLGAAGLALAEMGGLKGRGARHRIAAPGGQALLVDESYNANPASMRATLAGLGSTPAGRRIAVLGAMKELGDFGPAFHQQLAEPLSAADVDFAVLVGEEMAPLARELGKGATPPLGKSIAFAHCHGPGDAIAALEEFGLLGGDAVLVKGSNSVGLSRVVAHFTAKDA; from the coding sequence ATGCCGTGGCCGGTGCAGGCGCGCGACGAGGCGCGCCTGGCGCTGTGGACCAGCGCCGAGATCGCCGCGGCGACCGGCGGTACGGCCAGCGCGGCCTTCCAGGTCTCCGGCGTGGAAATGGACAGCCGCGATGTGCGCCCGGGCGACCTTTTCGTGGCGCTGAAGGGCGAGGCGATGGATGGCCACCGCTTCATCGACAAGGCCTTTGCCGCAGGCGCCGCTGCCGCCATCGTGGACCGCCCGGTCGACTGGCCGCATGTGCTGGTAAAGGATACCGGCGCGGCGCTGGAAGCACTGGCCGCCGCCTCGCGTGAACGCATGGCGGGCACGGTAATCGGCGTCACGGGCTCGGTCGGCAAGACGGGCGTGAAGGAAGCCATTTTCGCCGCGCTCGATCGGACCAGCCGGGGCCGCACCCATCGCTCCATCCGCAGCTATAACAACCATGTCGGCGTGCCGCTCAGCCTGTCGCGCATGCCCGCGCGCAGCGATTACGGCGTGTTCGAGATGGGCATGAACCACGCGGCGGAAATCTCCGTCCTCACGGCGCAGGCGCGCCCGCATGTCGCCGTCATTACCACCATCGCCCCCGCGCATATCGAGAACCTCGGCAGCGAGGAGGCGATTGCGGACGCCAAGGCGGAGATCTTCGAAGGTCTGCAGGAAGGCGGCACGGCCATCATCCCGGCAGACAGTCCGCATTTCCAGCGCCTGGCCGATGCCGCGCGCGCCGCGAAGGCCGATATCATCAGCTTCGGGCGCAGCGAACAGGCCGACATGCGGCTGGTCGATGCCATCCCGTCTGCCAATGGCGGTTCTCTGGTGACGGCGAAGTTTGCCGGGCGGCATCTGTGCTTCACCGTGGCCGAACCCGGCGATCACTGGGTTTCCAATGCGCTGTGCGTGATGGCAGCCGTGCATGCGGCCGGCGGCGATCTTGGCGCGGCGGGTCTTGCGCTGGCAGAAATGGGCGGCCTGAAGGGTCGCGGTGCGCGCCACCGGATTGCCGCGCCAGGCGGCCAGGCCCTGCTGGTGGACGAAAGCTACAACGCCAATCCCGCCAGCATGCGTGCCACGCTGGCCGGGCTCGGCTCCACGCCCGCAGGCCGGCGCATCGCGGTGCTGGGCGCGATGAAGGAACTGGGCGATTTCGGCCCCGCCTTCCACCAGCAGCTGGCCGAGCCATTGAGCGCAGCGGACGTGGATTTCGCCGTATTGGTCGGCGAGGAGATGGCCCCGCTGGCACGCGAACTGGGGAAAGGGGCGACCCCGCCGCTTGGCAAGTCCATCGCCTTTGCGCATTGCCATGGGCCCGGTGACGCAATCGCCGCGCTGGAGGAATTCGGCCTGCTGGGCGGCGATGCGGTGCTGGTAAAGGGATCGAATTCGGTTGGATTGTCGCGGGTCGTGGCACATTTCACCGCCAAGGATGCATAG
- a CDS encoding UDP-N-acetylmuramoyl-L-alanyl-D-glutamate--2,6-diaminopimelate ligase has translation MTLRELAARAGLDAGEAGDTNVTGFAIDNRKVAPGNVFGAFRGSAANGEDFIPAAIAAGAVAVIARPEATVEGALHIAADEPRQAFARMAAGFFTPVPPVVVAVTGTNGKTSTVEMTRQLWRMCGERAASIGTLGVTTPDESVSTGLTTPDIVTFLSNMTGLAREGVTRVAYEASSHGLSQYRNEGLPVAAGAFTNFSRDHLDYHADMAEYFDAKMRLFDEVVDDGGTAVMWADDEYSPAAIKRAEARGLTLFTVGENGADIRLTGREAGQLGQDLTIEHGGQERRVRLSLIGEYQVANALVAAGLVLATGGDAAQVFDGLGRLQPVRGRLERAVITQAGAPVYVDYAHTPDALGAAIAALRPHVTGRLITVFGAGGDRDEGKRGPMGKVASEASDLVIITDDNPRGEDPAAIRSAIMAEAAGAREIGGRRDAIAAAIAEAGRDDIVLIAGKGHEQGQVIGRGEDKRVLPFDDVDVARQCAAVGGRS, from the coding sequence ATGACGCTGCGAGAGCTTGCTGCGCGGGCCGGGCTGGACGCCGGCGAGGCGGGCGACACCAATGTCACCGGCTTCGCCATCGACAATCGCAAGGTCGCGCCCGGCAATGTGTTCGGTGCATTCCGCGGCAGCGCAGCCAATGGCGAGGACTTCATCCCCGCTGCCATCGCGGCCGGCGCGGTGGCGGTAATCGCGCGGCCCGAAGCGACGGTGGAGGGCGCACTCCATATCGCCGCCGATGAACCGCGGCAGGCCTTTGCCCGCATGGCCGCAGGCTTCTTCACACCTGTTCCGCCCGTGGTGGTCGCGGTGACGGGCACGAACGGCAAGACCTCCACCGTGGAGATGACCCGCCAGCTCTGGCGCATGTGCGGCGAGCGGGCGGCCAGCATCGGCACGCTGGGCGTCACCACGCCGGATGAGAGCGTCTCCACCGGCCTGACCACGCCCGATATCGTCACTTTCCTGTCCAACATGACGGGCCTGGCGCGCGAAGGCGTGACGCGGGTGGCTTACGAGGCGAGCAGCCATGGCCTGAGCCAGTATCGCAACGAGGGCCTGCCGGTGGCGGCGGGCGCATTCACCAATTTCAGCCGCGATCACCTGGATTATCACGCCGACATGGCGGAATATTTTGACGCCAAGATGCGCCTGTTCGACGAGGTCGTCGACGATGGCGGCACGGCTGTGATGTGGGCGGATGACGAATATTCGCCAGCGGCGATCAAACGTGCCGAGGCGCGCGGCCTGACCCTGTTTACCGTGGGCGAAAATGGCGCGGACATCCGCCTCACCGGCCGCGAAGCCGGGCAGCTGGGGCAGGATTTGACCATCGAGCATGGCGGGCAGGAACGCCGCGTGCGCCTCTCGCTGATAGGCGAATACCAGGTCGCCAATGCGCTGGTGGCGGCGGGGCTGGTGCTGGCCACGGGCGGCGACGCCGCGCAGGTGTTCGACGGGCTGGGCCGCCTGCAGCCGGTGCGCGGCAGGCTGGAACGTGCCGTCATCACGCAGGCCGGGGCGCCGGTCTATGTGGATTACGCCCACACGCCCGATGCGCTGGGCGCTGCCATCGCGGCGCTGCGCCCGCACGTGACGGGGCGCCTGATCACCGTGTTCGGTGCGGGCGGCGACCGTGACGAGGGCAAGCGCGGCCCGATGGGCAAGGTGGCGAGCGAGGCATCGGATCTGGTCATAATCACCGATGACAATCCGCGCGGGGAAGACCCGGCCGCCATCCGCTCCGCCATCATGGCCGAAGCGGCAGGCGCGCGCGAAATCGGCGGGCGGCGCGACGCTATCGCCGCTGCCATTGCCGAGGCGGGGCGCGACGACATCGTGCTGATCGCGGGCAAGGGGCACGAACAGGGACAGGTTATCGGACGGGGCGAGGATAAGCGCGTCCTGCCCTTTGACGATGTGGATGTGGCGCGGCAATGCGCCGCTGTTGGAGGACGCTCGTGA